The genomic interval TCATATCACATTAGTTACTTATAAGCATCCTGTTTGAACATTGGCctacaaatgtttatttagaaTTTCTTCTTAGATCTAATGCACGTGGTAAAATTTCTGCCTAATTTCCCCTTTGCCAGAAGAGAGCTGGAAAGATGGCAGTGCACTGCCCAAGGTTAACAGCGACTGGAAGAAGGCGGTCAGGAGGCATGTATATTTAATACAGCCAGGAGTGATGCTCAGAGCTCGGGCACAGCTGAGCACCATGCTCACCCTCAGCTTCACCCTCACCATgttcaccctcaccctcaccgtCACCGTGctcaccctaaccctcatcGTGCTCACCCTCAGCTTCACCCTCACCAtgctcaccctcaccctcaccgtCACCGTGCTCACCCTCACCGTGCTCACCCTCAGCTTCACCCTCACCATgttcaccctcaccctcaccgtgctcaccctcaccctaaccctcaccGTGCTCACCCTCAGCTTCACCCTCACCAtgctcaccctcaccctcaccatGCTCACCCTCAGCTTCACCCTCACCAtgctcaccctcaccctcaccctcaccgtGCTCACCCTCAGCTTCACCCTCACCATgttcaccctcaccctcaccgtGCTCACCCTCAGGTTCACCCTCACTGtgctcaccctcaccctcactgtgctcaccctcaccctcaccgtgctcacctcacctcaccctcACCGtgctcaccctcaccctcaccgtGCTCACCCTCAGCTTCCCCTCACCGtgctcaccctcaccctcacgtGCTCACCGCTCATCCTCACCCTCACCGTGCTCACCCTCAGCTTCACCCTCACTGTGCTCACCCTCACCTTCACCCTCACTGtgctcaccctcaccctcaccgtgctcaccctcaccctcaccctccctcacTGTGCTCACCTCACCTCACGTGCTCACCCTCACCTCACTGTGCTCACCCTCAGCTTCACCCTCACCGTGCTCACCCTCAGCTTCACCCTCACCGTGCTCACCCTCAGCTTCACCCTCACCGtgctcaccctcaccctcaccctcaccgtgctcaccctcaccctcactgtgctcaccctcaccctcaccgtgctcaccctcaccctcaccgtgctcaccctcaccctcactgtgctcaccctcaccctcaccgtGCTCACCCTCACCTTCACCCTCACTGTGCTCACCCTCAGcttcaccctcaccctcactgtgctcaccctcaccctcaccttcACCCTCACTGTGCTCACCCTCAGcttcaccctcaccctcactgtgctcaccctcaccctcaccgtGCTCACCCTCACCGtgctcaccctcaccctcaccctcaccgtgctcaccctcaccctcaccgtgctcaccctcaccctcaccgtGCTCACCTTCAGCTTCACCGTCACTGTGCGCACCCTCAGCTCCTCTGTGGAGCTCACCCTCACCTTCAGCCCTGGGGACTACATTAACATTTCAGATCCATGATGCAATGCTGCAGGGAAGCCTATTAATCACACCTGTCTCGCCATTGCACAAATCCACAAtgttgattgtgacatcataataataacCCTTTGCACTCCGGAGTCTGTTGCCCGTGTGGACGGACACGCCTCCTGTCCAtcagggggcggggtctgccCTGGGGGCGTGTGGGAGGGGGCGCATATTGGGCCCCTATGGGGTTGGCGCAGGTTGGCGCATTGCTACTGTTCTCGGCACACCCCTGCCCTCCACTATAGCCTGACACACAGCAGGCCTTTAGCACCCAACAGCAAGGCCAGGGGAAAAAcctcaggggggtgggggtggggggggggggatcacgtTACTAATGGAAACCCATTAGTGGCAATTAAGCAGAGATGTCACTGGGGGAGTAATGCCACATCATAACGCATGtgtcttctttttctcttttttcttttgctttgtttctttttagcGACGGAACTGCTTGTAGCTTAATTATACACTAATCATAAGGAAATGATGGTGTAGTTAGCGGGTAATTATGCCAGATTGAGCGAGGCCCTCAGTCGGGCAGATGCCGCGGCTGCACGGATGTCAGGCCCGCCTCGCGGATGACGCTACTGTGACTGACTTCTCGCGGAAAACCCGCTGGAACCAGCCGTTAATGCACCTCTGAGGGGAAGGGAAGGGTATGCTTATGACTGTGATAATAGAATAAAAACCGTTTGGGCATGTGTTTGACCAGCAAGCAGGCTAAACCTAAGCGAAGCGCTATCGTGTCATTTCAGagcaaaatttattttatcactGAATTTCATTGAGAGTGAAAAGCAGCGGTATTAAAGATATGAGACTGTTCTTAGAAACTGTTGGCTGAAACAGTGTGGGTAATCAAGCAACCGACTGCAGGCAAAAGCTTATCACCTACAGGTGgtttaaaatatgtgtaaatattaataaacttGATGTCCTCCAAAAATGTTCAGCCTTAGTGTGTGTCATACCATAAATGGTAAATAATTCACTTGGCTTATCGTGTCATTCATAAAGTGCTTCCCCCCCACCTGAAAACATGTCACTACTGTGCAGTGTGCAAAAGGCCAGGGAGGAACAGTGAGGAAAACCCTATTGTGCTGTTTCTCCGTCACCAAGCGGCTCGATCCACAGCAGTCAGGAGAGAACGCGGGACGTCTATAAACATTGGCGTGCGTTCAGATTAAGATGCTCCGGCTGCTGACACCTCGGGGCGAATCATCAGCAGCAAAACGACAGCGATAGGCTGAGAGAGATGGTGACATCATCGCACATGCCAAGGGCAAGGACGGCCAAAGCCAGGCAAATTAGAGGGTCAGGACCCCACCTGGACACCTGCCCGACACCTGCCACCTTTCCACAGCGGGAGGACTGAAGGACGACCAATCAGGCACCTGGAGCTTATCTAGTGCATTTCCTATTTTGGCCAGTCCCTCACAGACGGACACTCACTAGACAGAATGTGTTTTCTCCTACACTCCTCTGGTTAGGACAAAATTAGGGTTGTTATCACACAGAACAACCCTGATTTTGGTAGTCACCTACTACTGTACCTCAGTCTCCAAGATTATAAATATCTTTCCATTAAgactttctcttttttaacaataaaaGCAGTAATCAGGAATTCTGCTAGCTGATTGGATATTATGAGACAGAACAACGGTCAAACCGGGGGAGGGCCATTGTGTATATGAAGGTTAGCATTTCCAGCAGATTATGGTAGaattcacacagtaaaacagtcttcagctgtcattcatgagctTGTCATTAGATGTACTTAAAAATGATCACTAAAATTGGCTGATTAAGTAATAAAGCACAGTttgcatgaaatccagaaacagatgCTTGTCCACCCCTGCtttacaatgttaaaaaaaccTCTCTGGGGATTTAGCCATCAGAGGCTCTCTTATCCTCCCGTTGGTCTCTGCATTACCTGCTAATGACATTTGCCTGAAGTCTGTTCCCAAACAATGGCGGCTTCCAGGAATCTCtggctgcacacacaggccGACTCTAATTTGGCCGTTCTCAGCTAAACGCCTGAGCGTCAGGAGGTGGAATGTTTGCACGGTCCGTTGGCAGGAAATCCATTCCCTCCAAAAATAGAGCTCCCAAACGACAGCCGGGAGCGAACAGAGAGGTCTGCCCCAACCGagggcctgtgggggggggggggggggggggggggagctcggGCGAAGTTCGGACGCGCGGTCCGGAACGCGGCTGCGAGCTGCCCCCGCTTCCATGACGGTAAAAACATGCAGGTGTGCTAAATGGAGGTAATTAAACCTAACACGGTGCATACGAGTCTAACCAGGATGAAAACTTCCCATTGTTCAACCTACTCTATCAGAGCTGAATATAGGGATGGGAGAATGAGGCATCACTGCACCAATAATGGGTGTGGCTGGGTGTTACTATCATTAGCCATCTGTTTAGAACTAATAATTGCAATTGTTGTGAAGCCGAaagcttttgattggttcagacaAGACAGTTAGTTGTAGCTCCACTTCTTTCTGGTGTCATCATACCTCATTCTCCCATCACTAGTCGAGAGTTTTGTTTTCGAAATTGAGTTACGTAATGTCAATGACAAGACAGAACAGCCTTACAGTGAACCCTGATCAAAGAGATCTTTTATGTCTCTGTGTTCCACAGGGATCTGTCTGACCTATGTATGCCCTTTGACTGAAGAACACATCTAGTGTGTGTATAACCACAACAAGACACAACAATGCTGGCAGACAGTATACCTTATTCTTGTGATTTgaagaagaatgaaaaaagcatgttttcattgtagACAGACTATATATAGATTACATACAGATAGCTGAGACTGGACTCAGTAATCCCTTCAGACCAGCTGTATTGGTGTCCCATTAAACCCTGGAGAATCAACTGCCAAAGGTGTGAGGTTTATAAAGTGTGAGCAGTTAAGAGGAGGACAGAACTTTACAGCTACTTcttcactacatttcccatgagccCTACAAGGCTACAAGGCTGGGAACATTCGGGGTGAGGTTTTTAACGGGGAGCTCGGAGGAAGATTCTCTGTGATCTTTAACAAATAggtcccagaatgcagcagggCATCTCCCTGCTGCATCTGACTCTATAGGAAGTAGCGGCCCCCTTTCCCTTGGCGGGTTCCGTTACCTGCGCGGATGGGGGCGTCGGCAGTGCAGGAGAAGTCTCCGGAGGTCAGCAGAAAACAGGACGCCTCCTTCTTGGTCTTGTCGTGGGCGCGGGATCGTCGTAGAGACCAGCGTTCGCTTGGCGACAGCGGCTGTGTCAGAGCACACCCCTCCTCGTCCGACAGGACCAGATTGGCATCGCCATTCTGCTTGGAGTCTgacaggaggagaagagaaggcaACTGTTGTGGGTATAGCTAGTTCACTAGCAAAGTACAGTGTAGGTGTAGCTAGTTCGCTAGCAAAGTACAGTGTAGGTGTAGCTAGTTCGCTGGTGAAGCACAGTGTAGGTGTAGCTAGTTGGCAAATGAAGCACAGCATAGGTGTAGCTAGTTTGTTAATGAAGCAGAGTGTAGGTGTAGCTAGTTCGCTGGTGAAGCACAGTGTAGGTGTAGCTAGTTTGCTAATGAAGCACAGTGTAGGTGTAGCTAGTTTGCTAATGAAGCACAGTGTAGGTGTAGCTAGTTTGCTAATGAAGCACAGTGTAGGTGTAGCTAGTTTGCTAATGAAGCACAGTGTAGGTGTAGCTTCGCTGGTGAAGCACAGTATAGGTGTAGCTAGTTCGCTGGTGAAGCACAGTGTAGGTGTAGCTTCGCTGGTGAAGCACAGTGTAAGTGTAGCTAGTTTGCTAATGAAGCACAGTGTAGGTGTAGCTAGTTTGCTAATGAAGCACAGTGTAGGTGTAGCTAGATTGCTGGTGAAGCACAGTCTAGGTGTAGCTAGTTTGCTTATGAAGCACAGTGTAGGTGTAGCTAGATTGCTGGTGAAGTACAGTGTAGGTGTAGCTAGTTTGCTAATGAAGCACAGTGTAGGTGTAGCTAGATTGCTGGCGAAGCACAGTGTAGGTGTAGCTAGTTTGCTAATGAAGCACAGTGTAGGTGTAGCTAGATTGCTGGTGAAGTACAGTGTAGGTGTAGCTAGTTTTCTAAGGAAGTACAGTGTAGGTGTAGCTAGTTTGCTAGTGAAGTACAGTGTAGGTGTAGCTAGTTTGCTTATGAAGCACAGTGTAGGTGTAGCTAGTTTGCTAATGAAGCACAGTGTAGGTGTAGCTAGTTTGCTGATGAAGCACAGTGTAGGTGTAGCTAGATTGCTGGTGAAGCACAGTGTAGGTGTAGCTAGATTGCTGGTGAAGTACAGTGTAGGTGTAGCTAGTTTTCTAAGGAAGTACAGTGTAGGTGTAGCTAGTTTGCTAGTAAAGTACAGTGTAGGTGTAGCTAGTTCGCTAATGAAGCACAGTGTGGGTGTAGCTAGATTGCTGGTGAAGCACAGTGTAGGTGTAGCTTTGCTGGTGAAGCACAGTATAGGTGTAGCTAGTTTGCTAATGAAGTATAGTGTAGGTGTAGCTAGTTTGCTAGTGAAGCTGGTTCACTGGTAACGTGTTTGTCTTTGGGCAAGTGAGAGGGCCACGTTCAAATCCCACCTTGGGCAAATCGCTAACTCTTTACACAATTACACAgttaaatgtgttaattcaactctaacagtgttgaattagcactgggcattttactgtgtactgccATTTTACTCATTGTTTACACATGCCTGCTGTGTATCCAACAGAGTAGATTTGATAGTAGTTTTTTTGGAATAGTTTTTCTAAATTTGAAGTCAaggttctagaactccattgctttcaattaccagtagtgttacatcagcattagaatgttcagttaagaacatatttgtgaccttgcACCTTAGAGCATGGATACACAAACCTGGAGCTCAAATCCAAATCTGGCCCTGGTTTCCTTTTCCCctaggtaattaactgaacaattagtgctactgattggttagactgtattcacacctgactcccaggtaaaggaaGGGTGTACCTCAAGGGCCGTGATTTCAGCAACAGGGCCTTAGAGTGTTTAAACCACTCTGCCAGTAATGCAAAGTCATGGGTTCTAATCCACAGCTCGCTGCAAACTGTGATTAAGCATACTGCTGAGGTATTTGGAATCTTGTCTCAGAGATTGCATGTTTAAATCCAAGGTGGGGCACAGCCATTGTATCCTTTTAACTCAAATTTCTTCAGTCAATATTTGGCTATATAAATGTAtggtatgtgcatgtctgtgtgtgtcagtattgataagagtgtctgttcAGAACCTcctacaatgaaaaaaaacaaaaaaaaaaactaattcctATTACCCTACAAAATCTTTGAGACCAGAGACAAGATACTTGGTTTATAATGTTCCTGAGTTTCTATAAAGAATCCATTTCAGCAGAAATGGATTGGAAGAAGCTGCAGGGAAAGTTGGCAAGATTTGAACGAAAATCAATTTTGGTCAAATGACATCCGcaattaaatacacaaaaacaagagaTCCTTTGAACAAGAAGCATGTGATCGTGTAGCCTGAGTTTAATTTAAACTGAAGACCCACTCAGGGCTTCAGAACAATCAGATTTGAAATGCGTTCTTTGAAAGGGGAAACATGGGGGAAAACGCCCTGAAGTGAACAGGGCAAGAATGACAACCAGATTAAAGGCAATCATTTACGGTTCTTGTGGCATCGCAGTGTCTTAACCCGAAAGAAGAAAGCAACGCAGTGTAAATGGGTTtagaaatgtaatgaaatctAGATATGCTCTGAGATAAACTGAGCATGAAACGGGTGGTTCTCACCTAGAAATAAATTGCTAGTTGTTACCATGAAGATCACGGAAAAAAACACGTCTATTTCTTATCAATTCTAGTGGCTATCTCATAGTTATCAAAGGTTTAGCCTGGTTATAACCTGAGCGTAATTGTGTACTTCCTCGAAAATTAGATAATGCATACTTTCTATTCCTAGGAAGTACGCTATTAAACCAACCTTAATTAAACCGCTGTAACCAACCTAAGTCTTGGTAAAGGTAGTCACTTGATAGGTAATATAGGAGTTGTTTTTAAGTATTTCACTTTTAGTTTCTTtagtacaaaatatttttttttttaccagtagAAATGGGGTAATTGTGTGCTAGTTTTAACTCTTATTTCACCCCTTACCTGAGCGATTGTCCCCCCCCTCGCCTTGGCAATTGTgtaccgccccccccacccctcacctgaGCGGttgtacccctcccccccctcacctgagcGATTGCGCGGCTTGCTGTCATCAGCGGCGAGCGGGCAGGTGTCGCTCTGGGTGCTGTCGCGGGGGGAGTTGCTGACAGACTTGGCGAAGGAGGGCGAGTCGGTGGGGGCGTCGGGTTTGGGGTtgtgcttcttcttcttcttcggaAGCTTCTGTTTGGCCATGGCCAGGGAGTAGTACATCCCAAAATTATTAACGATGACGGGCACGGGCATGGCGATGGTCAGCACCCCCGCCAGGGCGCACAGGGCCCCCACCATCATGCCCAGCCACGTCTGAGGGTACATGTCCCCGTAGCCCAGGGTCGTCATGGTGACCACCGCCCACCAGAAGCTGATGGGGATGTTCTTGAAGTGGGTGTGGCTGGTGTTCATGGGGTTTTTGGGGTTGGCGCCGATGCGCTCGGCGTAGTAGATCATGGTGGCGAAGATGAGCACGCCCAACGCGAGGAAGATGATGAGGAGGCAGAACTCGTTGACGCTGGCGCGGAGCGTGTGGCCCAGCACGCGGAGCCCCACGAAGTGGCGGGTGAGCTTGAAGATGCGCAGGATCCGCACGAAGCGCACCACGCGCAGGAAGCCCAGCACGTCCGTGGCCGCCTTGGAGGAGAGGCCGCTCAGCCCCAGCTCCAGGTAGAAGGGCAGGATGGCCACGAAGTCGATGATGTTGAGCAGGTTCTTGATGAAAAGCAGCTTGTCCGGGCAGCACAGGACGCGCATGAGGAACTCGAAGGTGAACCAGACCACGCACACGCCCTCCACCAGGAAGAGGGCGGGTGCGGTCACCAGCTCCATCCTGGTGCCCAGCACCGTCCTGTTGCCCACGCTCTCGTTCACCGGGTACGTCTTGAGCACGTTGAAGGCCTCATGCGTCTCCAGGCAGAAGTTGGTGATGGAGACGAGGATGAAGAAGAGGGAGACGAAGGCCACGCCCTGGAGGAGGCAAGAGCACAATTAGAGCATCGGGGtcgtgggaggggtgggggaggggagcagggagCAGCATGGTGGAATGTTTAAGCAATATCTATacaatctaaaaaaaatctcataaaaTCTATGCAGTGTGCTTTAAACCTCTAGGTCACAGAACTGGATTTCAGCTGAAACAGCTTATCGCTTATCATTAATTCACAGATTTGGATAGCTGTTGCAGTTGCTTAAACCCCCAGCTaagctaagcacactgcaattgaaCCACGAGGTTTAACAATCAACGAAACAGTCAATCAGTTTTggcatttcagattttttacagaaaatctGTCAAAGTGCTTAACAAAGTATGTTTTCCGGGAGGAATAAAAAGTAAACTTGGAGCCAGTGGGGGAAAAACCAGAGAATGTTTCCATGATTCAAAGATCACAGGAAGAGACATCAGTTCATTAGGCACAGATGAGCACCAGTGGTATGTGATTGAGGACACAACTGGGCTCATTTGCACAAAattcacaaactgaaaataaagcaatcttacttgctttattttttagtaGAATTGTAATACTGACATTTTATTGAAGGTAGTTTAAGCAACATTCAACATTTTTGAGCAAatccaaatttaaatttataggGTTACAAAGAAACTGTTAAATCTTCTGGGAACTGACGTAACTCGCTCTCAGCACTGAGCCAAGCAGACCCTTTGTTTATGACAAAGCCCCTTGGCaccaactgaaaaataaatcaatattgttttgagaaattcattttgtatgtacaaaacataatttaagcACTTCCTGGAAATTATAGacccattttgtttatttcttggTCAGTGTTATTTAATGCACTTTCCACAGTATCTGCTtttgcacaaacacaggtaTGTCACATGATGAGGGAGAGCCAATGAGAGGACGGCCTGTCCAATTGTTCTTCTTCCCTGATATGATTACCTATTTATCTTAGATCTGTTCATGCACTGTaacatatttgtgtatatttcataTATCCCTATTGTATCCTTTCCATAAGATTCAATTTATGCCGCATCATCTTTCTAGTCAGCAAAAGGACCCCAGTGGAAATAAGTTCTGTTCTGTGTCATTCTCCATCGTGGTTAAAGCATGCACCACTCACCTTGTGTACGTTCTCAAATTGTTGAAAAAAGCCTGTGTAGAATGATATGTGTTGAGTAAATATTCACGTCAGCAATGAGGAGAGCCAGTTAAGAAACCAGTCAGCCCCACAGTTAGGGGGAATATATTAAGGCGTGGTCAGCTGGAGTTTCGGGTTGTGCCGTATGCAGATATCAGCACAGCTCATTACCCATAATTCATAGAGTGGCTAACGACCTGTGTTTggatttcaaacaaaatataacCTTGATTGTCAATTAACACGCTGCCATACATAGTTTGCTATTGCACAGTTTTTTAGGGCTTCACAATTTGTTCTGCAAAGGCTGTGGTCCCTGGGAAGCTAATGGAGAGAATCTATGCAACTTTATGAGCACTCCATTCTGACTTTGATGAGTTACTTGCAAGATGCTTTCCtaacaaaaatcaaaacatatttAGTAGCTAAATATGGTTGGAAAGTCAGCGGCAGCAGGACTTATGGTATCACGAAAGGTGAACTACAGAACTCCAGAAGAGCTGCATTGGTGAGGCAAGCTGCAGGTGCCCATTGGACCAGACAAGCGAAAGCCCAGCTGACTGGTAGGGTTATAAACCTCAGGCATCACCACCATCTTGACTCTTGGGGCAATGGTTCGATATTTGGCAATATCACAAATTTTGCTAGGATACAATCCACGACAATCCGATATACTAAGAAACGATCTGTATATGATCCAGCAAACACAATCCTGTTACAACGTACACATACAGGCAAAATGAGGTCAAGAGAGCAAAAACTTATTGACGTCATGAAGGAAAAATGGCACTAGCATGAGTGATGATTTGGTTGAGTCGGAAACGTAAACAGTTACAATGACAGTGTTGCTAGAGAGCAAACCGTCATAAGACTATgggcatttaaataaatatttagctgTTGTTCATAACGATACATATAGATTTTGGCACGTTGTATTGACTCGATCGGATCTTTGGCCTTTGAACCAATACGAATCAATGTACCGTCACACCCCTACTGCCTGGTTCCCTCCCACCCTGGGTCACAGTACAGCTAATCGTGCGTCGTTCTGTACAGCATGAACCACACCCCTGAaacgcccccaccccacaaaacCTCCAGAGTAGAAGTTATTTATTATCGCTGTTGttcatttatgtcatttttgaaatattgacggtcatcatttttaattgtcTCACTGTGAAGtcattgctgtgtgtttattgaGACTGTTATGCATGCAACACATTTCCACCCATCCATGTTGGTCATAGTCAGCCATGACATGGTCAGGATTCAACACCAGGCAATGGGGGTGTCACGTACTGAAACCCACCGTGTAAGCAGGACAAACCACCTCAGTGTAGGTTCAGAAAATgttctgttcattaaaaatgtttcatatcaTTCCAACTTATTTTCGTCTGCATATTTCTAATTAGAGTAAAGTTATGCTGCcaaatttgaaaaattaaaattattctcTGTAATTTTTCAGCTAAACCTAGAGTGAACCATTAACTACAAAGCAATTCCCACATGCAATTATGTGTTTGCTTTTTCAATATGGCACAAGGCAATGCAAATGAAGATACTGCAAAAGAAAGCTcatttgtcattcatttcaaaagcatCTTTCGAATTTGGGAAAAATTGTCCCCATAGTGTTTCACTCCCACTTAACCAACACCAAACCACAGCAGAGGACCTACTATGATATCTAGGGGATGGACGTGTAAATTTGATTACATAATCagtgtcttttgtttttaattaatcacagacactatttttcatgcatttattctTGCATggttttcaggagcaaatggaTCCACTGGAGTAACTAgatattcttctttttttttaatgctggtgACACATCAGTTTAACTAAAACACATATAGCTGCTTTCAGGATAACTTTAACAAACGAAGTCAGCTGCTACTCCACAGAAATCTCCTGATGGCAAAGGTCAATCTGATAGCTACCAAGAGCAGTCTATCCAACAAGCCTGTTCCAGTTGCGTCAAGGTCTATTGGGAAGTCATTAAATTGCTTAGTCATATGTTTTAATCACTTTAGGCATACTGTACAGGATGAGAAATACACTTCAAAGCAATGCTCAAAGTCAGCTTGGGCGGGACTCGGCTGATCTGCCAACACAACAAGCAATATGACAACGAAGTCAGCAGCAGCCCCGTTTAGTTAAAAAGACCATCTTCACCTGTGTTAGCAAGCATTCAAGCATCAGTTACAGAATCGCCTCCACCTGTGTTAGTTACAGCATCACCTCCACCTGTGTCAGTTACAGCATCACCTCCACCTGTGTCAGCAAGCATCAGTTACACACCCCACGGTCAGCAATCAGTTACAGAATCGCCTCC from Anguilla rostrata isolate EN2019 chromosome 11, ASM1855537v3, whole genome shotgun sequence carries:
- the kcnc4 gene encoding potassium voltage-gated channel subfamily C member 4; its protein translation is MISSVCVSSYRGRKSGNKPPSKTCLKEEMARGEDSDKIVINVGGTRHETYKSTLRTLPGTRLAWLADPDTQANSDADTGQVPGNEFFFDRHPGIFAYVLNYYRTGKLHCPADVCGPLFEEELAFWGIDETDVEPCCWMTYRQHRDAEEALDIFEPPDPDDTDDDRELPRRFGIEDCPDRSRGCRQVWQPKIWALFEDPYSSRAARGVAFVSLFFILVSITNFCLETHEAFNVLKTYPVNESVGNRTVLGTRMELVTAPALFLVEGVCVVWFTFEFLMRVLCCPDKLLFIKNLLNIIDFVAILPFYLELGLSGLSSKAATDVLGFLRVVRFVRILRIFKLTRHFVGLRVLGHTLRASVNEFCLLIIFLALGVLIFATMIYYAERIGANPKNPMNTSHTHFKNIPISFWWAVVTMTTLGYGDMYPQTWLGMMVGALCALAGVLTIAMPVPVIVNNFGMYYSLAMAKQKLPKKKKKHNPKPDAPTDSPSFAKSVSNSPRDSTQSDTCPLAADDSKPRNRSDSKQNGDANLVLSDEEGCALTQPLSPSERWSLRRSRAHDKTKKEASCFLLTSGDFSCTADAPIRAESCKEALAATTNYAQAEVTTLT